The Musa acuminata AAA Group cultivar baxijiao unplaced genomic scaffold, Cavendish_Baxijiao_AAA HiC_scaffold_681, whole genome shotgun sequence sequence GGAACATGTACTAGGGTGTATGTGCGACTCGTTCAGATCATGAGTTCGAACAAATGAGACAATTTTTCCAGTGTCAATGACCGGTACCAATGAATAGGGTAAATGGAAAAGATCTATCATATACCTATATTGTGTATGGAATTTATGGTTTCCATTGGTGCAAATCCAATCACCTAGATTTGAGATGAAAAGCAATTCCCCATTGGTAGCAAATAGTTATCCATTAAGCGGAGGAAATAGtattataagaagcaaaaagattatgcgcCTATTGTTAAAAGAGCGGACTAAGAGGGTCAGCTACCTAGCCAACTTTCCTAATTAAATGCCGTCACTGTATAGATAACTCTTAGTGTGAAAAGAGTTATTACTCTATAATTGATGGGTAGAGCCAAAGAGTGTGAACTATACAAGTTCACAATACCATTTGGTTAAATGAAAGAAGAGGCTCCGGTGTATAGAGAGGACCTCACCGTTTAAGAAGTAACCATAGAAACGATGGAACCCACTATTTTTTTTGagtatcattataatttcttatttgcAGGTGAAATGCCTGGACGGAATAAAAAATTGTGGTCAGGAAGGTTATAGTAGCAAAAGCCAttggaatttatattttatatatcggaATAATCCGTTTTGTTATTAATCGACCGTGAGAGGGGAAAAGGATGACTGAAAGAATCGAAATCAATTAGTTATTCATTAAGGTTTAATTTGATTCAATGACCAGAGTTAGACGGGGATATACAGCTCGGAGACGTCGAACAAAAATTCGTTTATTTGCATCAACCTCTAGAGGAGCTCATTCAAGACTTACTCGAACGATTACTCAACAGAAAATGAGAGCTTTGGCTTCCTCTCATCGAGATAGAGGCAGGCAAAAGAGGGATTTTCGTCGTTTGTGGATCACTCGGATAAATGCAGTAACTCGTGATAATAAGGTATTGTATAGTTATAGTAGATTAATACACAATCTGTACAAGAAGCAATTGCTTCTTAATCGTAAAATACCTGCACAAATAGCTATATCAAATAAGAATTGTCTTTACATGATTTCCAACAAGATCATCAAATAAAGTAGATTCTAAAGTAATATACAGTACAGGAATGATTGAAACAGAATTCCCCGGAGAAGGAACTCCGggaaaatagaataaaaagaaattaagatAGTAATAGGAATGAACGAAtatgtttcaataaaaaaaattttctccattttttgtttcttataacaCAGGAACCCGCTCTAGATTCTAGGCCTTTTCGAACAAAACATCAATCTGAGCTTGAGTTACAATTGGAGTTTTGAGTCAATTGAAGAGTATGTctatttatttttggttctagGACCAGTAGTTCTGGGGATCGACTCGGCTCTCTCAAATTGTTTCTCATTATTAAGAAAAGGTAACAAAGATAAAATACGGGCTTGCTTTATAGCAATAGTAATTAATCGTTGTTGTTTCAAAGTCAATCTATTCACCCGCCTAGATAATATTTTTCCTTGTTCACTAATAAATCGACTAATTAAACTCATGTTTCTATAATCGATTCGATCCCCCGATCCAATTGGGGGCAAACGCCTACGAAAAGATCGCTTGGATTTACGAAAAGATTGCTTGGATTTATCCATGGTTTATTccttatttctaaaattctaTTTCTTTATTCACTTCAGTTCAGATCCGACCAAAATAGGCTTTGATTtgtatacattatgtatattatatatcttatacattatgtatattatacattatgtatattatatatgttaaatatatgttaagtatgttaaatatatgttaagttcttctaaatatatgttaagttcttcctcttccttggcgAGAGCGCACACGCGTTCTGTTCGATCTATTTCTTTATTTCTCCATGAATCGTATGCTTGTTACAATAGCGACAAAATTTTCTCAATTCTAATCGACCAGGCGTATTGTGTCGATTCTTTTGAGTAATATATCTAGAAATACCTGGCGATTCTTTATTGACATCATTTCGGGCACAACTGGTACATTCCAAAATAACTATGACTCTGACATCTTTACCCTTGGCCATGAACCTCCTTTGAATTTTGGATCGGCTTAACTCTTCTATTTTCGATCcgagctgaagaagaagaaaagaacaaaaaaaatcgaTAGAAGTTACTAACTAGAAATGGAATTTCTAAGTATTTCGTTGCAattatcatttcattatataatgataattaatattatattaatggagtaacaattttactagaataataaagtaataatttaatggagtaataattaaataatacaatttctttctaactctcaattgttcctatcctaaatctcaatattttattaatatttattttatttattatttaagttAAATATCTTCTTTCTATGCTATGATTTCGTGGAACTCGCCGTAGACTGGATCCACATTTTCATTTCTGTTCTCCAAAATTCGATCTTCGATCTACCACATTTTTGCTGAGGTTCAatacacttttttcttttccttcctatcCTAAAGAACTGAAAAAATAGGGGCGAAATTCGAAATTTTAGTCACGTGGAATTGTATCTctaattttcttcatttcttcgcaTATCAATCAATAACTAGAATTAAAAAAAGGGGAATGACAAGGCATCCGGAAATAACCGATTAATTTCTATCAATAGGCCTGCTAAAGACCCAAACCATAGAGTACTTAGCACAGGTGCCACGGAGAGATATGTTTTTATATCTCGCATTGAAAATCCTCCTTCTATTATGGATTGTAATACATATATGGTCAGATGCTGTAGTTCAAGATCATTTGTATTTTTTTACACGGAATTCCTAACTAAACAGGATTCCTAACTAAAATAGATATGTACAATGAAGcaatagatttttttctttttttgtaaaagaaaaaaaatctaatcccTTGTTCCTGAGCATTACTGATAAATATTAACTTTTTTATACGTTAGGTTTCAGATGtatataattcttttattatatgaaaccaaaaagaagaaatgacaagaaaattgtatatagatggaggagaaaatgacgatatggaaaacaagacagggattttgtacaatgaaactgtacaacaattttgaaaaggGATGTAGCGCAGCTTGGTAGCGCGTTTGTTTTGGGTACAAAATGTCACGGGTTCAAATCCTGTCATCCCTACCTATTACTTCTCCCATGGGCAGTAACGAGGGATTCATTGAGATCGATTAAAATTGGACATAATCTTCCGGTCTTGCATACTATATGTATGCAAGACGTATTGGGGGTAGAAAAATTACTTTTCTTTACAGTACAGTCGTATCTCCTGTCATAAGGATAAGAAAGCGCTCTTAGTTCAGTTCGGTAGAACGCGGGTCTCCAAAACCCGATGTCGTAGGTTCAAATCCTACAGAGCGTGATTCGGTTTATTTGATgtcgaatcacaataaaataattaataatttaacaaaacaAAAAGTTGAATTGTAACTTGAATTTGACCTCCTTCCTGCAGGAGGtcaatcaaaaaaagaaagaaatattactCAATCAAAGGTCCAACTGATCACCACGTCTATATTGTAAATATGCGGTTACGAATAATCCTGCTAAAGTAATAGGAATTAGACCTAAGACGATTCCAAATAGAAAAACTTCAATCATTTCGGTTTGTTTAAGGGGATAAAAAGAAAGGTaagatctatccctaaatattAATCTGAATTATCCGTGAATCTCAATGACCAAGAATTGGCAATTGATGTGAGAAAGAACCATAGAATACCCGGAATCTCAGAGAAATAttcgtttttatcaatttttcattCAATTCATTTCAAATAAGTCGTATCTTGTTCAAACCAATGAATAGAGCTGAGGTTATAGTTAAAGCAGCCAGTAGAAAACCGAAATAACTAGTTATAGTAAGCATGAAAGAGCTAAATTAGATATGTTCTTTTGCTACATATGTTGATAAAACACTTACCTAAGTTTCAATTTTTACAAAATACGACGGCAAGAAAAAATCAATTGACAGAATTAGTTTAGTTCCAATTGAAAATTCTGGATTCATCAGTCATTATAGATAAGACTAACTAAGAGTGACATAGGTAGAAAAATTCGATTCATCTGCTGTGACATTGACCGATCCTATGATTCGGAATCAACAGATTCATTGTGGAatttgtgagttgaataaagtatttgtgagttgaataaagtaatagtaaaagtaagtaaaatataaagtataagtaaaagtaatagtAATTAAGAACTGTGCCGTGTAACTTCATTCAAAACTTAAATTACTTATGGACTTatacttaaatattaaataaaatattaaataaaatataagtaatttaagtaattttggaataaaagaattggatttgaaaattccattttaatcatttcctttctaTTTCAATAGGATCTAATCCTTTTTGGAACGAACGGCCTGATACtatttaccttttatttattttaactcatTGGACTCAGTACAGTAATAGGTTGCTTAATTGCCCATAACATAATATttcgaatgaaaagaaaaaggtgtCCCACGATCTATCGAAAAAAATAAAACCTTTactctatttttcatttttatatttttattcttttttttcaggTCCAACTCGATTCAAAGACGAACAACTTCCATTATCCTTTTAGATTCTATATTCTGTCTTTCCATATCATGGAGTTCCATACTTCTAGTTTGGTCAAGAAAGAACCTTTGTTTTGGATCTAATACAATAACGGTTGCATCACGAATATGGATTGTTCCAACTGGGTTCTGTTTCTTTCATGTTCTGTTTCTTTCACTAATATATAGTATATACTATTGTATTTTGTATTAcagtatatttattgtattatacgACCAACCAATTACTTGaaataaaaagatttgaacaaaaaAACTTTTAACCAAAAAATGGGTTTATTATAGATTTCGCATACATATAATTGAATTGTGTGAATATTATAATATGCTTCATAAATTATTAGAAACCATCGATTCACGCTTTTCCAAGATCTTTACTTTCTATTATGAATCCAATAATGGAAATCTTATAAGGAATTTGAGTAATTTTCTATTGATCTATTGAATAACATAGAGTTATGCATAGacaaggaacaaaaaaagaagaaaagaattatgTAGCATTTCGGTACCGATCGAGACTGCGTTGCTGTGCCAGAGGAAGGATAGCTATACTGATTCGGTATACTTGAAATAAACCTTTGGTACAAAATTGACGATCTCACAAAGATGCAATATCAGTAGTTTTCCATTTACTGATCCCATCTTTCAAGGAATCGATTCCCTTTTTTGAATGTACAAAAATTTGTGGAGCTCAGAATGTCTGGAAGCACGGGAGAACGTTCTTTTGCTGATATTATTACCAGTATTCGATACTGGGTCATTCATAGCATTACTATACCTTCCCTATTCATTGCGGGTTGGTTATTCGTCAGTACGGGTTTAGCTTACGACGTGTTTGGAAGTCCTCGGCCAAACGAGTATTTCACAGAGAGCCGACAAGGTATTCCATTGATAACCGGCCGTTTTGATTCTTTGGAACAACTTGATGAATTTAGTAAATCCTTTTAGGAGGCCCCCAATGACCATAGATCGAACCTATCCAATTTTTACAGTGCGATGGTTGGCTGTTCACGGACTAGCTGTACCTACCGTTTCTTTTTTGGGGTCAATATCAGCAATGCAGTTCATCCAACGATAAACCTAATTTGAATTATAGAGCTATGACACAATCAAACCCGaatgaacaaaatgttgaatTGAATCGTACCAGTCTATACTGGGGTTTATTACTCATTTTTGTACTTGCTGTTTTATTTTCCAATTATTTCTTcaattgaaagaaagaaagagaatagtAGGAATTCTCTTATCCCATTCGGAAAGATACCATCCTCATAATTATCCATGACTGTTTTTGTCTCTAGCACGACCATTTGAGAAAATGTGGAGGAAAGTAGGGGAAATGGCCGATACTACTGGAAGGATTCCTCTTTGGCTGGTTGGTACTGTAACTGGTATTCCTGTGATCGGTTTAATAGGTGTTTTCTTTTACGGTTCATATTCTGGGTTGGGTTCATCTCTCTAGTAATCGGATAAACCGGATTGTAGACATGAAAGAGTAAGAAAAGAACTCAACGGGACCTTACCCTCCTTTGTCTAATTAGAGCGATAAGGTCCCGTTGAGTTCTTTTCTTACTCTTATAGGAAGATTATGATCTATTCCATAACATACAAATTGGCCAGtcaacataatcaaaatattatattcgtAGAAATGAAATGACAAAACGGATCCTTTGCTCTGATGTTTCAAACCactctattcttttgtttcttaataATGTTTTTGAAGAATTGAATCTATTGATTGATTCATAGTCTCTGTTCTTCCTTTCCTCCATAATATTAACTcttatgaagaaacaagaaaagagtaatcaatggattttctgaataatacaatattatataGATTTCTACGCATGAGACATCCTGCAAATAATTTCTATACTAAACTACTAATAGAACTTACTCTATAGAACTTACTCTATAAAACTCTATAATATAATTTGTTTGAATAATTTCTCTTGAATAATTTCTCTAAGTTAAAAGTTTAAGTTAATTGAAGAAGTTCTATTTGCTCAATCAATTATTCCCctaatcctttctctctttttgtttgtcCACAACTTCCTATGAATCTAACCAAAAGAGTTCTGGTGGACCCGGAAAAGAAGGAATGGTAATCTTTGacgaacaggagaaaaaatcattattatttcgaTATAAGACGACACAAGAAAAAGGATTTTCCGCCCTTTTCTTGTGTCGAATAGAAGACTCGTAAGACTAGTAATCCCTCCTAAAaggatttctttctttcatttttcccatccttgctctgtattctctttctttgtatGTCTATTGTCTATTACTAAGAATAGGATACAAGTAATGAATTCCAGACATCCCGCAAaacgaaaaaaaagtataaacaaagcaaccaaaaaggtttacagattttttgatcatacataattgtatggatcaaaaaaaattcggcgctttttaccaacttgatgttaaggaatctctgcacctagaaattcatttcgtacaattgaaccttttcaaactgtttctttttaagaaccaaaaaaacttgtgccaaaataacagatgccaagaagaacaaaagacctTGGACCCGTAATGGGTCTTGAAGCACTATTTCTGCATCTCCCTGACCAAAGCCTCCCACATTGGGATTGCTTGTTAATGGTTGATCAAGCTTGATGGATTCACCCTCTGAAACAAGAAGTTCTGGTCCTGGAGGTATAATATCAACCACTTGATGTCCATCCGATGCATCAACTATGGTTATTTCATATCCCCCTTTTTCTTTACGTACTATTCTGCTTACTATACCTGCTGATGTAGCATTATAGACTGTATTGTTACTTTTGCTACCATCAGGATAAATCTGACCCCTTCCTCTGTTCCCACCTACGTATATGGGATATTTTAAGAAGTGAACGTCTTTCTTCGTAGCAGGGTCGGGGGAAAGAATGGGAAAGACGATTTCACTATATTTCTGACCGGGAACAGGACCTATcacaataatatttcttttgttgGGACGATAACTCTGAAAAGACAGATTTCCTATCTTTTCTTTCAACTCAGGAGAAATACGATCAAGGGGGGCTAATTCGAATCCGTCGGGTAAAATGAGAACAGCCCCCACATTCAAAGTCCCCTTTTTACCATTAGCAAGAACTTGTTTCAGTTGCTTATCATAAGGGATTCGAACAACTGCTTCAAATACAGTATCAGGAAGCACAGCTTGCGGAACTTCAATATCCACGGGTTTATTAGCTAAATGGCAATTGGCACATACAATTCGTCCCGTTGCTTCTCGCGGGTTTTCATAACCCTGCTGCGCAAAAATGGGATATGCATTTGAAATAGATGCCCGAGTTATTACATATATCATGATCGATACAGAAATGGATCGAGTCATCTCTTCCTTTacccaagaaaaagtatttttattttgcatGTCCAATCATTGATCCCCGAATTTCTACAATAAATTAGATAGGTAGCTAGTATAGTTCCCTATACACGAGTCTGTCATTGTACTGGAATAATTGTACTGGAATATAGGACGAATACCTTGAACAGATAAAAGTATAAAGAATTAAGTCAAATTGAAAATACTTTCTTTATACACGAAGAAAGATTCTGATTTGATTGATATAATAAGATCAAATGAGTTCTTTATTCATTCATTGAATGATAAATTACTACAAGCGAAGGAGATACACGATTTAAAAAAAGGAAGATCCAATATTTCACAATTGTATCTAGAATAACTGGAAAAGTGGAAACAAGACCAGATATAATTTGATCGTTATGATCCAATCCAAAATCGTTGTAGACCGAACCAATCATTAGTTCCCAACCATGGGTCGAGTGAAATCCGATCCATAAATCAGTaactaaaagaatagaaaaagctTTTATTGTGTCACTTAAGTTATAGAGGAATTCCTGAACCCAAGAATTAAGAATGACGAGTTCTTCATTACTCAGAATAAAATAACCACTTAGAATAGCGAAACAGATTATATTTGTCGAGAAATGCAAAATGATATGGAGATCATATTCATTGTGTGCTTTGACTAATTGTATTGTTTCCTTGTGTATTTCTATATGAAGTTTTTGTATATGCGTTTCCGGGTACTCCTTTATCATTTCGTCCAATAGGAATAGTTCTTCTAATTCTATGAATCTTTCCAGAacgtttttctcttgaatatgattcaaaaaattttcggattgcctggtattccaccaattagtaacccaaggttccagacatttattaaatgagaaagagacccacCAGGGCAAAAATACTATAGATGCGAGATATGGGAGGGAGGCcgatgctttcttttttttcatttttttttttctgtgaattgAATTGTTAATGAACCTGCTTCATTCGTTGACTCTATCTGATCTGATATTTCTTTGAAGCACGAGTTGTATAACAAGGTATTGACCTATGGGTCTATTCCTTTCCTATTATtgtgtaataattttattttttttttgatttagaaggaatatagacatagaataagagttcttttcggatgaaaatgagaaaaaaagaaataaatattattccagatatctcaattgggcaaatttgaaccaattttattttcatttgttcCTTTCGATGAATACTCGAAAACCCACTTGAAGTAACGAATCGAGTTTCGAGACGAAAAAACTCCCCCTGGATCAATTAATTCTTTCGAAATGTTTCACCGTCTAACCAGAAAAGGGTATCAATTCCAAATCTTGGGCCTAAAAAGATGAATTCTGTATTACGAAATACATGTTCGGATAGGTTTGATGAATTTATATCTATACTTATTAGATTAGATTCGTTAGTTAGATTAGACCTTTTTCTAGTATAAAAGAATGAAGAAACTTCAGTTGTATTAAAAGAGGAATTAGCAAGTTCCTTCCCCCAtcttgagaaaatatttattcttcattttattcttcaCTTCAGTTCGTTTCAAAATACTTCAATTGGTACGCGCAAGAAATAGGCCAATTCGGCAGCTTTTTGTTCAATTTCTCGtggagtaaaattctcatcagtaCGAGTCAAGGGAATGGCTCCTTGGCCTCTGATTTCCATATAAAGGACACGACGAGTATAAAGACCCTCTTTAACCTCTATTCTGATTGATTGGATATCTCTCATAAAGAAGCGAAGGAAGATGCGACGATTTATTCCAGGAAATCCCCAGCGAAAAATACACactattccttcttttctatcgaATCGGTCATAACCGCTACCTACATTCCACGAAATTGTGCACCACAAATACGAGCTAATGAATAGACCCGCGATCCCGTAGAAAGACATCACGATCCCTTgtggaaaaaaaatgatttgctgAGATGTAAATACGGGTATCAAATTCCTACCAAGATAACTGGAAGTTCCAACCACTAAGAATCCTAGTGaacctaaaaaaaggatacagGCCCAGCAAAAATTACTCGTTTTTCGAGACCCCGTTATAAGTTCTATCCATATATGTTCTGATCGCCAATTCATACTATACTAGATCCAGTGCATTCGATTGGAATTGAGCGAATAACCCAAATAAATTTGACTTTACCTTTCTTGATCCCGAAGTAACTTTCATCAACTAGCACTATTCTGATGTGAAACATTAGGAGAGTAATTGGTTAGATACATTGACtttctatttaaaatattcacTAATCCATTTTGAACCAGCTATATTCACATATACATGCATTTATGCAGATATCATATATCCGCATAACGATTCTTTCATTTGTGTGTTCGGAAAGAGCCACATATCATACCATATTACACGAGATAAATATCTGTATTATCATCCAGtgttgaaataaattgataagattCGGTCCCATTGGGTCTAGACAATCTTATTTTTTTGGACATGAAGAAATAAGGAAACCATTGCAATTGCCGGAAATACTAGGCCCACTAAAGGCACAAAA is a genomic window containing:
- the LOC135663158 gene encoding cytochrome f, with product MQNKNTFSWVKEEMTRSISVSIMIYVITRASISNAYPIFAQQGYENPREATGRIVCANCHLANKPVDIEVPQAVLPDTVFEAVVRIPYDKQLKQVLANGKKGTLNVGAVLILPDGFELAPLDRISPELKEKIGNLSFQSYRPNKRNIIVIGPVPGQKYSEIVFPILSPDPATKKDVHFLKYPIYVGGNRGRGQIYPDGSKSNNTVYNATSAGIVSRIVRKEKGGYEITIVDASDGHQVVDIIPPGPELLVSEGESIKLDQPLTSNPNVGGFGQGDAEIVLQDPLRVQGLLFFLASVILAQVFLVLKKKQFEKVQLYEMNF